In Methanomicrobium antiquum, one DNA window encodes the following:
- a CDS encoding GHMP kinase, with protein sequence MSKIMIRGGDLDLVEYEFSPFSVGENINTLSIEKKKFDLKPDLQPVEVKVPARIHLTVLDMNRFSPDRPGGGGLGFAIQIYTTAIVECTESKTEIDFSREPIIRHFTEVFKKASGYNGGFKICVRDHERKHVGLGSTGSVMLAVGHAMNKAVGSPLSCEDIRLLIGYNYVEETIDGRIIGGFETGVGPAAATYGGMAVMGDELSLVHHCSFAPDKNVFIIIPPTEAKASGDDEFRLLMNRARTLDYRDRELKAYLVLMDLIPALRRNDLKRAGDIIWEMDFRGSKRAEVEHNSFEIYHYMSILKEAGLEFVGMSSVGPSIAVITEKSRNEVTELMKNTGLEIALETKVDNTGIRFIENPGEFN encoded by the coding sequence ATGTCTAAGATAATGATCCGTGGCGGAGACCTGGATCTTGTTGAGTATGAATTCTCACCGTTCAGTGTTGGTGAGAATATAAATACACTCAGTATAGAAAAGAAAAAATTTGATTTAAAACCGGATTTACAGCCTGTTGAAGTAAAGGTTCCGGCAAGAATCCACCTGACAGTTCTGGACATGAACCGTTTTTCGCCGGACAGGCCCGGCGGCGGAGGACTTGGATTTGCAATTCAGATCTATACAACAGCTATTGTAGAATGTACAGAATCTAAAACAGAGATCGATTTTTCAAGAGAGCCTATCATCAGACACTTTACAGAGGTCTTTAAAAAAGCTTCAGGCTACAATGGCGGATTTAAAATTTGTGTCCGCGATCATGAAAGAAAACATGTTGGTCTTGGTTCAACAGGCTCTGTTATGCTTGCAGTTGGCCATGCGATGAACAAGGCTGTTGGAAGCCCGCTTTCATGTGAAGACATCAGACTTTTAATCGGATATAATTACGTTGAGGAAACAATTGACGGGCGAATTATAGGTGGATTTGAAACAGGTGTCGGACCTGCGGCGGCAACTTACGGCGGGATGGCTGTAATGGGTGACGAACTCTCATTAGTCCATCACTGCAGTTTTGCGCCTGATAAAAATGTCTTCATAATTATTCCTCCAACAGAGGCAAAAGCCTCAGGAGATGATGAATTCAGGCTTTTAATGAACAGGGCCAGAACTCTTGACTACAGAGACAGGGAATTAAAGGCATATCTTGTGCTTATGGATTTAATCCCCGCACTGCGCAGAAATGATCTTAAAAGAGCAGGCGATATAATCTGGGAGATGGATTTCAGAGGCTCGAAGCGTGCCGAAGTTGAGCACAACTCTTTTGAGATCTATCATTATATGAGTATTTTAAAAGAGGCAGGACTTGAATTTGTAGGAATGAGCTCCGTTGGACCTTCAATTGCAGTGATCACCGAAAAGAGCAGGAATGAAGTGACTGAACTTATGAAAAACACAGGCCTTGAGATTGCGCTTGAGACAAAAGTTGATAACACAGGAATCAGGTTTATTGAAAATCCCGGAGAATTTAATTAA
- the glmS gene encoding glutamine--fructose-6-phosphate transaminase (isomerizing), with product MCGIVGYIGRRNAAPVVVEGLKRLEYRGYDSFGVAIADNGIEVVKKQGRISDLGKSAISLSGPVGIGHTRWATHGVPNDINAHPHTDCEENIAVVHNGIIENYTELKRMLESEGHTFKSDTDTEVIPHLIEKYYAGNLLDAVFKTADVLKGSYAFLAVCGDERRIVAAKKSSPLVIGMGDGEMFASSDMTPVIEYTQKMIFLEDGDFADISDSDICIYNSGEKVVRMPEIVEWDFDSAKKGGFEHFMQKEIFEQPDVFYNSFAKKIDEDVISALKKAVLITVVACGTSYHAGIIFRYLMEKYCKIPVRVEIASEFSNFTPCRDSVMIAVTQSGETADTLSALKSSKSENCTTFAITNVLGSSVTRAADHVLYTLAGPEISVAATKSFTAQVAVLLKIVSCLSEYDIEEELSGIHAVLEEALMFDAEPAAELCKNSESMFFVGRGVFYPVSLEGALKMKEITYIHAEGYAAGELKHGPFSLLCENTPVIALCTKDESYPVMMSNIKEIKARGAPVIAIGTGDDIDLMEICDLYIPLPDSSKISEIITASVILQVLAYKTAVLLGRDVDKPRNLAKSVTVI from the coding sequence ATGTGTGGAATTGTCGGGTATATCGGAAGGCGTAATGCGGCGCCTGTTGTTGTTGAAGGATTAAAACGGCTTGAATATCGTGGATATGATTCATTTGGTGTTGCAATAGCAGATAATGGAATCGAAGTTGTAAAAAAGCAGGGAAGGATTTCAGACCTTGGTAAATCAGCCATCTCTCTTTCAGGCCCGGTTGGAATAGGTCATACCAGATGGGCAACACATGGTGTGCCTAATGACATCAATGCCCATCCGCATACTGACTGCGAGGAAAATATTGCAGTTGTACATAACGGTATAATTGAAAATTATACAGAGCTTAAGCGGATGCTTGAGTCCGAAGGTCATACGTTTAAATCAGACACTGATACTGAGGTTATTCCTCACCTGATTGAGAAGTATTATGCTGGAAATTTGCTGGATGCCGTATTTAAAACCGCAGATGTACTGAAAGGCTCATATGCTTTTCTTGCAGTCTGCGGGGATGAAAGGAGAATTGTTGCGGCCAAAAAATCAAGTCCTCTTGTAATTGGAATGGGTGACGGGGAGATGTTTGCATCGTCTGATATGACTCCTGTTATCGAATATACACAGAAGATGATATTTTTAGAAGACGGCGATTTTGCAGATATTTCAGATTCTGATATATGTATTTACAACAGCGGTGAGAAGGTTGTAAGAATGCCTGAAATTGTGGAGTGGGATTTTGATTCTGCCAAAAAGGGCGGTTTTGAGCACTTCATGCAGAAAGAAATTTTTGAACAGCCGGATGTTTTCTATAACAGTTTTGCAAAAAAAATTGATGAGGATGTCATATCAGCCCTTAAAAAAGCAGTTTTAATTACCGTTGTTGCCTGTGGAACATCTTATCATGCCGGAATAATATTCAGATACCTGATGGAAAAATACTGTAAAATACCTGTTCGTGTCGAAATTGCCTCAGAATTTTCAAATTTCACACCCTGCAGGGATTCTGTCATGATTGCAGTCACACAGTCCGGAGAGACAGCTGATACCCTTTCTGCCCTAAAGTCATCAAAGTCTGAAAACTGCACAACATTTGCTATTACAAATGTTCTTGGAAGTTCTGTAACAAGAGCCGCAGATCATGTTTTGTACACACTTGCCGGACCTGAAATCAGTGTCGCGGCGACAAAATCATTCACTGCCCAGGTTGCGGTTTTATTAAAAATTGTATCCTGTCTTTCCGAATATGATATAGAAGAGGAATTGTCCGGGATACATGCAGTATTAGAAGAAGCATTGATGTTTGATGCAGAGCCTGCGGCTGAACTCTGCAAAAATTCAGAGAGCATGTTTTTTGTAGGCCGTGGTGTATTTTATCCGGTATCTCTTGAAGGGGCTCTTAAGATGAAGGAGATTACTTACATCCATGCCGAAGGCTACGCTGCCGGAGAGTTAAAGCACGGGCCTTTTTCTCTTCTCTGTGAAAATACTCCTGTAATTGCGTTATGCACAAAGGATGAATCATATCCTGTTATGATGTCAAACATAAAAGAGATTAAAGCCAGGGGTGCACCGGTAATTGCTATAGGTACCGGAGATGATATCGATCTGATGGAAATTTGTGATTTGTATATTCCTCTCCCTGACTCTTCAAAAATATCTGAGATAATAACAGCATCTGTCATTCTTCAGGTACTTGCCTACAAAACCGCCGTTTTGCTTGGACGTGATGTTGACAAACCGAGAAATCTTGCAAAAAGCGTTACTGTAATTTAA
- a CDS encoding ABC transporter ATP-binding protein: MLKVTDLHVEVEGKEVLHDVNLHIGEGETHVLMGPNGSGKTTLLRAIMGFSSYKITEGKIIFKGRDVTGLSLHERARYGMGMMFQRPPTIAGLKLGKLLSALSGSAPENIGKFGSQMNMSNFMDRDVNSGFSGGEIKRSEVLQLLIQNPDFVMLDEPESGVDLENISLIGHSIAKLVEKDRHIIDRHKSGLIITHTGYILDYIDADTGHMLCDGEIKCHGNPREILKLIQEKGYQECIKCQKN, encoded by the coding sequence ATGCTTAAAGTAACTGATCTGCATGTAGAAGTTGAGGGAAAAGAAGTCCTTCATGATGTCAACCTTCACATTGGGGAAGGTGAAACGCATGTTCTTATGGGTCCGAACGGATCTGGCAAGACAACTCTCCTTCGTGCAATAATGGGCTTTTCCAGCTATAAAATTACAGAGGGAAAAATTATCTTCAAGGGTCGCGATGTGACAGGATTATCCCTTCATGAAAGAGCAAGATATGGAATGGGAATGATGTTTCAGCGTCCTCCGACAATAGCAGGACTTAAACTTGGAAAACTCCTGTCGGCATTGTCAGGAAGCGCACCTGAAAATATCGGAAAATTTGGTTCTCAGATGAATATGAGCAACTTTATGGACAGAGATGTAAATTCAGGATTTTCCGGCGGAGAAATAAAAAGAAGTGAGGTGCTCCAGCTTTTAATCCAGAATCCTGATTTTGTTATGCTTGATGAACCGGAAAGTGGTGTTGACCTTGAGAATATATCACTAATCGGGCATTCAATAGCAAAACTTGTCGAAAAAGACAGGCACATAATCGACAGACACAAATCCGGCCTTATAATTACTCATACAGGATACATTCTTGATTATATTGACGCAGATACAGGTCATATGCTGTGTGACGGAGAGATTAAGTGTCATGGAAACCCACGCGAAATTTTAAAGCTGATTCAGGAAAAGGGCTATCAGGAGTGTATAAAGTGTCAGAAGAATTAA
- a CDS encoding sugar phosphate nucleotidyltransferase: MQAVILAGGEGSRLRPLTRGQPKVMIPVANRPIIGYVIDALIKNGIRDIIVVAGYRREQLIRYLNELDAEVKVAYQNKQLGAADALLCAKSLIKEDFLLLPGDNYIDAESIARIKKEKNSMLVVKHPYPSNYGVVEVEDGYVKGIVEKPAVSGDMTVSTGIFSLTPEIFDYLSFCQIPDVIDMIIKKGTAIKAINAIGWHDSIYPWDLLMLNKVALKTVRSSLAGEMSKSSVMSGVVSVGKGTVISPYAVIKGPAVIGEDTYIGPHTCIMPGTSIGSRVRIEPFTIVENSILMDDSAIGSHSRIIDSVVGEGSVLLDHTSSVSGTYLQNLGDEIVRGHFGAIIGESVNSAPFTVFKQCIVGNLSRIEKGGVIEGKLPDSSIVM, encoded by the coding sequence ATGCAGGCAGTAATTCTTGCAGGTGGTGAAGGTTCCAGGTTAAGGCCTCTGACACGTGGTCAGCCCAAGGTTATGATTCCGGTTGCCAACCGCCCTATCATTGGTTATGTAATAGATGCTCTCATAAAAAACGGAATCAGAGATATTATTGTTGTTGCCGGATACAGGCGTGAACAGCTGATAAGATATTTAAATGAACTTGATGCAGAGGTCAAAGTTGCTTATCAAAACAAACAGCTTGGAGCGGCAGATGCCCTTTTATGTGCAAAAAGTCTTATAAAAGAGGATTTCCTGCTTCTTCCGGGAGACAACTATATCGATGCGGAATCTATTGCAAGGATAAAAAAGGAAAAAAATTCGATGCTTGTTGTAAAACATCCTTATCCGTCTAATTATGGCGTTGTTGAGGTTGAGGATGGTTATGTCAAAGGAATTGTTGAAAAACCGGCAGTGTCCGGAGATATGACTGTCAGCACCGGAATATTTTCCCTCACTCCTGAGATTTTTGATTATCTGTCATTTTGCCAGATTCCTGATGTTATAGATATGATAATAAAAAAAGGAACTGCTATTAAGGCGATAAATGCAATCGGATGGCATGATTCTATTTATCCCTGGGATCTTTTGATGCTTAACAAAGTTGCTTTAAAGACAGTCAGGTCCTCTCTTGCTGGAGAGATGAGCAAAAGTTCTGTAATGTCAGGTGTTGTCTCTGTCGGGAAAGGAACTGTTATAAGTCCCTATGCTGTCATAAAAGGTCCTGCAGTAATTGGTGAAGACACTTATATCGGCCCTCATACATGTATAATGCCCGGGACTTCCATTGGTTCAAGAGTCAGGATTGAGCCTTTCACAATTGTTGAAAATTCAATATTGATGGATGATTCTGCAATTGGCTCTCATTCAAGAATTATAGATTCTGTCGTTGGTGAGGGTTCTGTTCTTTTGGATCATACATCTTCTGTTTCAGGCACATATCTTCAGAATTTAGGAGATGAAATTGTCAGGGGGCATTTTGGTGCGATTATAGGTGAGAGTGTAAATTCCGCTCCGTTTACGGTTTTTAAGCAATGTATTGTCGGAAATCTCTCCAGAATTGAGAAAGGCGGGGTAATCGAGGGAAAACTGCCCGACAGTTCGATAGTGATGTAA
- a CDS encoding pyridoxamine kinase has translation MVGFFGEVCNSRFDAIWVLDNITEIFRYIRGMVAFLIRNPIQRVAAIHDLSGFGRASLTVVIPILSSMEIQVCPLPTAVLSTHTSGFEDYCFKDLTAFMEESVSHWIKLGVSFDAIYSGFLGSSRQMDIVAGFIKSLKKPCNPFVVIDPVLGDNGVTYGPITDDMVLRMRSYVKDADLITPNITEAALLLDEPYSDSIDEDTVRSWLPRLADMGPSIVVVTSVPLDSSNNRTSVLAYDRCDERLWKVACDYIPTHYPGTGDAFASVLVGSLLKGDSLPIALDRAVSFSTLAIRASFGHKTPPREGVLLERVLDTLKGPVVMSSYELLE, from the coding sequence TTGGTCGGGTTTTTTGGTGAGGTCTGTAACAGCAGATTTGATGCCATATGGGTTTTAGATAATATTACAGAAATCTTTAGATATATCAGAGGAATGGTGGCATTTTTGATTAGAAATCCAATACAAAGAGTTGCGGCAATACATGATCTCTCCGGATTCGGGCGTGCTTCTTTAACAGTTGTAATTCCGATTCTTTCATCGATGGAGATTCAGGTATGTCCGCTTCCAACGGCAGTTTTATCGACACATACCTCCGGTTTTGAAGATTACTGCTTTAAGGATCTGACCGCTTTTATGGAAGAGAGTGTTTCACACTGGATAAAGCTGGGAGTTAGTTTTGATGCAATATATAGTGGCTTTTTGGGTTCCTCGCGGCAGATGGATATTGTGGCAGGGTTTATTAAATCATTAAAAAAGCCGTGTAACCCCTTTGTTGTAATTGATCCTGTTCTTGGTGACAATGGTGTTACATACGGGCCGATTACTGATGACATGGTTCTAAGGATGAGATCGTATGTTAAAGATGCCGACCTTATAACTCCAAATATTACTGAAGCCGCACTTCTTCTTGATGAGCCATACAGCGATTCAATTGATGAGGATACTGTGCGTTCATGGCTTCCACGACTTGCAGATATGGGTCCTTCAATTGTAGTAGTTACAAGTGTTCCTCTTGACAGTTCAAACAACAGGACATCTGTTCTTGCATATGACAGATGTGACGAGAGGCTTTGGAAGGTCGCATGCGATTATATCCCTACACATTATCCCGGTACCGGAGATGCATTCGCAAGCGTTCTTGTTGGAAGCCTTCTTAAGGGAGACAGCCTTCCGATAGCGCTTGACAGAGCTGTTTCATTTTCAACTCTTGCAATCCGTGCGTCATTTGGGCATAAGACACCCCCAAGGGAGGGAGTTTTGCTTGAGAGAGTTCTTGATACATTAAAAGGGCCGGTTGTAATGAGCAGTTATGAGCTTTTGGAGTAA
- a CDS encoding cyclase family protein produces the protein MPSYDITRELSESTIIYPGDPEIKINPIDDCGCRVSKVCFSSHSGTHIDAPSHYLKSAMTVDRIPVSVLTGEARVIDLTTVEGSIGRYDLKGKVLGAKRVLLKTAFSGKHVFEEDFPHITYEAAAYLKEQGVFLIGIDSPSIEMYKGDGSVHKILLMSNIVIIELLDLSVVNEGIYRMCALPLRFKGLDGSPARVILSDDNLLINPGIKR, from the coding sequence ATGCCCAGTTATGATATTACCCGCGAGTTGTCTGAAAGCACTATTATCTATCCGGGGGATCCTGAAATAAAAATTAACCCGATTGATGATTGTGGATGCCGGGTTTCAAAAGTCTGTTTTTCAAGTCACAGCGGGACACATATTGATGCACCATCGCATTACCTAAAGTCTGCGATGACGGTTGACAGGATCCCAGTCAGTGTATTAACCGGCGAGGCAAGAGTTATTGATTTGACAACTGTTGAAGGCTCAATTGGAAGATATGATCTTAAGGGAAAAGTTCTTGGGGCAAAAAGAGTTCTTTTAAAAACCGCATTCTCCGGAAAACATGTATTTGAGGAGGATTTTCCGCATATAACCTATGAAGCCGCGGCTTATTTAAAAGAACAGGGTGTTTTTTTAATTGGTATTGACTCTCCCTCTATTGAGATGTACAAAGGTGATGGAAGCGTCCATAAAATCCTCCTTATGAGTAACATCGTTATAATTGAACTTCTTGATCTCTCTGTTGTAAATGAGGGAATATATCGGATGTGTGCCCTTCCACTTAGGTTTAAAGGTCTTGACGGTTCACCTGCAAGAGTTATACTTTCTGATGACAATTTGTTAATTAATCCCGGAATAAAAAGATAA
- a CDS encoding SufD family Fe-S cluster assembly protein, which yields MTGIELEGENRSGSFIQTDQHINHSSSSIEGIEMLPLDIALNKYDWLKDKYWNLVKRDKDEATKIVSEKEDMDGPRGFCVIARKGSKNVFPLQSCLFMKSVEIQTVHNIIVAEEGAELHLITGCTSSSGKKKGTHYGITEIYVGKDALVTNTMIHTWGENIRVIPRSATVVEENGTFLSNYVSMNPVGYVQMYPVADLVGKNAVARFNSIVVAPKGSELDLGQRAILNAEGTSAELISRLITTGGKSVSRAHVIGAAPGTKGHIECKGLILKDGTIHAIPEIEGRLTNTELSHEAAVGKIARDEIEYLMARGLDEEEATATIIRGFLDVKIKGLPDSLQKKINMAIDAAESGF from the coding sequence ATGACAGGTATTGAATTAGAAGGAGAAAACAGGTCCGGAAGTTTCATCCAAACAGATCAGCACATAAATCATTCCTCTTCCAGTATTGAAGGAATTGAGATGCTTCCGCTCGATATTGCCCTGAATAAATATGACTGGTTAAAGGACAAATACTGGAATCTTGTAAAACGGGATAAAGATGAGGCAACAAAAATAGTTTCTGAAAAAGAGGATATGGATGGTCCACGCGGTTTTTGTGTAATCGCAAGAAAGGGAAGCAAAAACGTATTCCCACTCCAGTCCTGCCTTTTTATGAAGAGTGTCGAAATCCAGACAGTTCATAACATAATTGTTGCAGAAGAAGGAGCAGAACTTCATCTTATAACCGGATGTACAAGCAGTTCAGGCAAAAAGAAAGGAACACATTATGGAATAACTGAGATTTATGTTGGAAAAGACGCTCTTGTAACAAACACTATGATTCATACCTGGGGAGAAAACATCAGGGTAATTCCAAGAAGTGCAACAGTTGTTGAGGAGAACGGAACATTCCTTTCAAATTATGTCAGCATGAATCCTGTCGGATATGTTCAGATGTATCCTGTTGCTGATCTTGTTGGAAAAAATGCTGTTGCAAGATTTAATTCAATCGTTGTTGCGCCAAAAGGTTCTGAACTGGATCTTGGCCAGCGTGCAATATTGAATGCAGAAGGAACAAGTGCCGAGCTCATATCACGTCTTATCACAACCGGCGGAAAGTCAGTATCCCGTGCACATGTAATTGGTGCCGCACCAGGAACAAAAGGGCATATTGAATGCAAAGGACTCATTTTAAAGGATGGAACAATTCATGCTATCCCTGAGATTGAAGGCCGGCTTACAAACACCGAACTTTCACATGAAGCCGCGGTTGGGAAAATTGCCCGCGATGAGATAGAGTACTTAATGGCACGCGGACTTGATGAAGAGGAGGCAACAGCAACAATTATCCGTGGTTTCCTTGACGTAAAAATAAAAGGTCTTCCTGATTCTCTTCAGAAGAAGATTAACATGGCAATTGATGCTGCTGAGTCAGGTTTTTAA
- a CDS encoding phosphopentomutase/phosphoglucosamine mutase yields MLFGSSGIRRKFDQELLFLSLKTGYAIANPGDRIVAGRDSRSTGPALQDAFMAGAMFCGADVYDGGVAPTPTIAHATGKMDAGCCITASHNPESYNGLKLINPNGSSFTKKQQSETEDKIEKKPKAVFERQGTIKEMDIITPHKEAVLKEISIDGKINMVLDCGCGAGCMITPSLLTTAGVRINCINCNVSGRFPRPSEPLEKNLSYIHNMIIKSGSDGALIHDGDADRFMAFDEKGRFIGGDHLLMLFALHIGAKKVVTTVDASMAIEEIAEVKRTPVGDSFVSEKLIEWGDFGGEPSGSWIFPKHTLCPDGIYAAALFCSIASENKISTLIDEMPDYPILRSSYMCPDSVGIMKILGAENPTDGIRIADEDGWCLIRASGTEPKVRITAEGKTKDLAKSMRSRGYSLLKSAGKKYKQLN; encoded by the coding sequence ATGCTTTTTGGTTCATCCGGAATCAGACGGAAATTTGATCAGGAACTTCTTTTTCTCTCTCTAAAGACAGGTTATGCTATTGCAAATCCCGGAGACAGGATTGTTGCCGGGAGAGATTCAAGGTCAACGGGCCCTGCACTTCAGGATGCTTTTATGGCAGGGGCTATGTTTTGCGGCGCTGATGTATATGATGGTGGAGTTGCACCCACACCTACTATTGCACATGCGACCGGAAAAATGGATGCTGGATGCTGTATTACCGCATCACATAATCCTGAATCTTACAATGGACTGAAACTTATAAATCCTAATGGTTCTTCGTTTACAAAAAAACAGCAGAGTGAAACAGAAGATAAAATTGAAAAAAAACCAAAGGCTGTTTTTGAAAGACAGGGCACAATCAAAGAGATGGATATAATAACACCTCATAAAGAGGCTGTTTTAAAAGAGATATCAATAGACGGCAAAATAAATATGGTTCTGGATTGTGGATGCGGGGCAGGTTGCATGATAACACCCTCTCTTCTAACGACTGCAGGTGTCAGAATTAACTGTATAAACTGCAATGTATCCGGTCGATTCCCAAGACCTTCCGAGCCGCTTGAGAAAAATCTGTCCTACATTCATAATATGATTATTAAAAGCGGTTCTGATGGTGCATTAATTCATGACGGCGATGCTGACAGGTTTATGGCATTTGACGAAAAGGGCAGGTTTATAGGAGGGGATCACCTGCTGATGCTTTTTGCTTTGCACATCGGTGCAAAAAAAGTTGTAACTACTGTTGATGCATCAATGGCTATTGAAGAGATAGCGGAGGTTAAAAGAACGCCTGTTGGAGATTCCTTTGTATCTGAAAAACTGATCGAGTGGGGTGATTTTGGAGGAGAACCTTCAGGAAGCTGGATTTTTCCGAAGCACACCCTTTGCCCTGATGGAATTTATGCCGCCGCATTATTCTGCAGTATTGCATCTGAAAACAAAATATCAACATTAATTGATGAGATGCCTGATTATCCGATTCTGAGATCCTCATATATGTGTCCTGACTCAGTTGGGATTATGAAGATTTTAGGTGCTGAAAATCCAACAGATGGGATTAGAATTGCAGATGAAGATGGCTGGTGCCTTATTCGTGCAAGCGGTACAGAACCAAAGGTCAGAATCACAGCAGAAGGAAAAACAAAAGATCTTGCTAAATCTATGAGAAGCCGGGGGTACAGCCTTCTCAAATCCGCAGGGAAAAAATATAAGCAGTTAAATTAA
- a CDS encoding ferredoxin domain-containing protein has translation MSDETEGVMLVAKLMAVSARTAPKAKGSDIISVRIASGKDLITLAEAMKKFGEENSLGFFIRDAGCIEKSDCCIIIGALPDASLGLNCGGCGFLTCREMLAAQKKNKGRNSAFFGPNCAIRQADLGIAVGSAAKTASMHNVDNRIMFSAGVGALKLGWLGEASVAYAIPLSASGKSIFFDRSIHEKKTQE, from the coding sequence ATGTCTGACGAAACTGAAGGCGTAATGCTTGTTGCAAAATTAATGGCAGTATCTGCACGTACTGCACCAAAGGCAAAAGGCAGCGACATCATTTCAGTCAGGATAGCATCAGGTAAAGATTTAATAACACTTGCCGAAGCTATGAAAAAATTCGGAGAAGAAAACAGCCTTGGATTTTTTATCCGCGATGCAGGATGCATAGAAAAAAGCGACTGTTGCATAATTATCGGTGCATTGCCAGACGCCAGTCTCGGACTTAACTGCGGGGGATGCGGCTTTTTGACATGCAGGGAAATGCTCGCCGCCCAGAAAAAAAACAAAGGCAGAAATTCAGCTTTTTTTGGACCGAACTGTGCAATAAGACAGGCAGATCTTGGAATTGCAGTTGGTTCTGCGGCAAAGACCGCGTCAATGCACAATGTTGACAACAGAATTATGTTTTCGGCAGGCGTTGGAGCACTGAAACTCGGTTGGCTCGGAGAAGCAAGCGTTGCATACGCAATACCGCTGTCGGCCTCAGGTAAGAGCATTTTCTTTGACAGAAGCATTCATGAAAAAAAAACTCAGGAATGA
- the glmU gene encoding bifunctional sugar-1-phosphate nucleotidylyltransferase/acetyltransferase — MECVILAAGEGKRMNPLTSKRPKVMIPVANKPMLEHLLLAVIESGITSFVFVVGYHEQAIRNYFKDGTDFGVKIKYATQRRQMGTADALLAAEGLVSERFLLLNGDMIIKPSDIRNFLTENAPCVGTFESTHPEDFGVVVSEGKVVKELVEKSKTPHGNIINAGIYLFDCEIFNILKTLSLSDRGEYELTDALSDYIKDRKLHSSLLSSWLDIGDPWNLLDANESMMKVFDDEIFGTIEESVFINGNLILGEGSVIKSGTYIEGPCIIGKNCIIGPHAYIRGCSAIGDNCHIGHSTELKNSIIFPDTKIPHFNYVGDSVIGSGCNFGAGTKIANLRHDRKNVKVHGQDTNRRKFGAVVGDNVQLGINCSVNTGTVIGSRVFAAPGSFIEGKIEDDVKIGR, encoded by the coding sequence ATGGAATGTGTAATTCTTGCCGCCGGAGAGGGAAAGAGGATGAACCCTCTTACTTCCAAGCGGCCAAAAGTCATGATTCCGGTTGCAAACAAACCGATGCTTGAACACCTCCTTTTAGCAGTCATTGAATCAGGAATAACAAGCTTTGTATTTGTTGTTGGTTATCATGAACAGGCTATTAGAAATTATTTCAAAGATGGCACGGATTTTGGAGTAAAAATAAAATATGCGACACAAAGACGTCAGATGGGAACTGCAGATGCACTTTTGGCGGCAGAAGGTCTTGTAAGTGAAAGATTTCTTCTTTTAAACGGAGATATGATTATAAAGCCTTCAGATATCAGAAATTTCCTGACAGAAAATGCGCCCTGTGTTGGAACTTTTGAAAGCACCCATCCGGAGGATTTTGGAGTGGTTGTATCTGAAGGAAAAGTTGTAAAAGAGCTTGTTGAAAAATCCAAAACACCTCATGGAAATATAATAAATGCCGGTATATATCTTTTTGACTGTGAAATATTCAATATTTTAAAAACACTTTCCCTATCAGATCGTGGAGAATATGAGCTTACTGATGCACTTTCAGATTACATAAAAGACAGGAAGCTTCATTCTTCTCTTCTGTCATCATGGCTTGACATTGGAGATCCCTGGAATCTTTTGGATGCAAACGAATCTATGATGAAGGTTTTTGATGATGAAATTTTCGGAACAATTGAGGAAAGTGTTTTTATTAACGGGAATCTGATTCTTGGAGAGGGAAGTGTCATCAAATCCGGTACATACATTGAAGGGCCGTGTATCATAGGTAAAAACTGCATAATAGGTCCTCATGCATACATAAGGGGGTGTAGTGCAATTGGTGATAACTGCCATATCGGACATTCAACAGAGCTAAAAAATTCCATAATATTCCCTGATACAAAAATACCTCATTTCAATTATGTTGGTGACAGTGTAATTGGCTCAGGATGCAATTTCGGTGCGGGAACAAAGATTGCTAATCTGCGACATGACAGAAAAAATGTAAAAGTCCATGGTCAGGATACAAACAGACGAAAATTTGGTGCAGTTGTTGGAGACAATGTTCAGCTAGGCATAAACTGTTCAGTAAATACAGGCACTGTAATTGGAAGCCGGGTTTTTGCGGCGCCTGGTTCTTTTATTGAAGGGAAAATTGAAGATGATGTTAAAATCGGAAGGTAA